One genomic segment of Capricornis sumatraensis isolate serow.1 chromosome X, serow.2, whole genome shotgun sequence includes these proteins:
- the LOC138071997 gene encoding melanoma-associated antigen B1-like, producing MPRGQKSKRRAREKRRQARMETKDLGDAQAAASPAPTSGSAPPGPPTADAGQKPQGAEATSSPVAEASPPRSKARGRRQVKEHKNSSQASTSAKTAPPDPLTKKAVVLIHFLLEKFKMKEPIRRVDMLKLFHKRYKTRFPEIFRRAAECMELAFGLELKEVKPNGYSYTLVSKIGLVSDEVLSSSCELPKNGLLMPLLSVIYLNGNRASEADVWEFLNVLGIYDGKQHVIFGDPRKLITEEWVQQNYLVYRQIPDSDPLSYEFLWGSRAYTETSKMKVLEFLAKINSTIPGAFPFHYAEALREEEKRSRGRSLVRSHAAARATAHSRFPPRDPSSAQ from the coding sequence ATGCCTCGGGGGCAGAAGAGCAAGCGCCGTGCGCGTGAGAAACGCCGCCAGGCACGCATGGAGACCAAGGATCTCGGGGATGCTCAGGCTGCTGCCTCCCCCGCCCCTACTTCTGGGAGTGCGCCCCCGGGCCCCCCCACTGCTGATGCAGGCCAGAAGCCTCAGGGAGCTGAAGCCACTAGCTCTCCTGTTGCAGAGGCTTCACCCCCAAGATCTAAAGCACGTGGCAGGCGCCAAGTTAAGGAACATAAAAATTCTTCCCAGGCCTCAACCTCTGCTAAGACCGCTCCTCCAGATCCTCTGACCAAGAAGGCAGTGGTGTTGATACATTTCCTGCTTGAGAAGTTTAAGATGAAAGAGCCCATTAGGAGGGTAGATATGCTGAAGCTTTTTCACAAAAGGTACAAGACACGCTTCCCCGAGATCTTCAGGAGAGCAGCTGAGTGCATGGAGCTGGCCTTTGGCCTTGAATTGAAGGAAGTCAAGCCGAATGGTTACTCCTATACCCTGGTCAGCAAGATAGGCCTTGTTAGTGATGAGGTGCTGAGCAGCAGCTGTGAGCTGCCGAAGAATGGGCTTTTGATGCCTCTGCTGAGCGTGATCTACCTGAATGGCAACCGCGCCTCTGAGGCTGATGTCTGGGAGTTCCTGAATGTTCTGGGCATCTATGATGGAAAGCAGCATGTAATCTTTGGGGATCCCAGGAAGCTCATCACGGAAGAATGGGTGCAGCAGAATTACCTGGTGTATCGTCAGATTCCCGACAGTGATCCCCTGAGCTATGAGTTCTTGTGGGGCTCAAGAGCCTACACTGAAACCAGCAAGATGAAGGTGCTGGAGTTTTTGGCCAAGATCAATAGTACCATCCCCGGTGCTTTCCCATTCCATTATGCAGAAGCTttgagagaagaggaaaagagatccCGAGGCAGATCTCTAGTTAGATCTCATGCTGCTGCCAGGGCCACTGCCCACTCCAGGTTCCCACCCAGAGATCCGTCCAGTGCCCAGTGA